One window of Saprospiraceae bacterium genomic DNA carries:
- a CDS encoding DUF2442 domain-containing protein, protein MSIFWIVKAEYKSAFKIKLVFNDDTEGVVDLSNSLNGVIYEPLKDLAYFKKFSLNSWTIAWPNGADFKPEYLYNLASHTQLV, encoded by the coding sequence ATGAGCATCTTTTGGATTGTAAAAGCAGAATATAAATCTGCCTTTAAAATTAAACTGGTTTTCAATGATGATACTGAAGGGGTCGTTGATTTAAGTAATTCGTTGAATGGTGTTATTTATGAACCATTAAAGGATTTAGCTTATTTTAAAAAATTCAGTTTGAATAGTTGGACGATCGCATGGCCAAATGGAGCAGATTTTAAACCTGAATATTTATACAATTTGGCAAGTCACACTCAATTGGTATAA
- the fabG gene encoding 3-oxoacyl-[acyl-carrier-protein] reductase, with protein sequence MCKIPGKISLVTGGSRGIGAAIAEKLAKNGSHVAITYVSSPDKAQEVVQRCEAFGVKAKAYQSNAAIYTEAEQLIQQVISDFGGLDVLVNNAGITKDNLILRMTEEQWDQVITTNLKSCFNLTKHVAKQMMKSRSGSIINISSVVGEFGNAGQSNYAASKAGMIGFTKSMAKELASRNIRCNAIAPGFIETEMTHVLDEKTKELFLKNIPLGRLARPDEVADVVTFLASEQSSYVTGQVISVCGGLNI encoded by the coding sequence ATGTGTAAGATTCCGGGAAAAATAAGTTTAGTAACAGGAGGAAGCCGTGGCATTGGTGCAGCCATCGCAGAAAAACTAGCTAAAAACGGTTCGCATGTTGCCATCACCTATGTGTCATCTCCGGATAAAGCTCAGGAAGTCGTTCAACGTTGTGAAGCATTTGGTGTTAAAGCCAAAGCATATCAATCCAATGCAGCCATTTATACAGAAGCCGAACAATTGATTCAACAAGTTATATCAGATTTTGGCGGACTGGATGTCCTTGTAAATAATGCAGGCATAACCAAAGACAATTTAATCTTAAGAATGACTGAAGAACAATGGGATCAGGTGATTACCACCAATTTAAAATCCTGTTTTAATCTTACAAAACACGTTGCCAAACAAATGATGAAATCCCGAAGTGGTTCAATCATAAATATTTCTTCAGTTGTTGGTGAATTTGGAAATGCAGGTCAATCCAATTATGCAGCCTCTAAAGCCGGCATGATTGGATTTACAAAATCCATGGCTAAAGAATTGGCATCGCGCAACATCCGATGCAATGCCATTGCACCTGGATTCATCGAAACTGAAATGACCCATGTGCTGGATGAAAAAACCAAAGAACTCTTTCTTAAAAACATTCCATTAGGCAGACTGGCTCGACCCGATGAAGTGGCCGATGTTGTTACATTCCTTGCTTCCGAACAATCAAGTTATGTTACCGGACAAGTAATTAGCGTGTGCGGAGGCTTGAATATATAA
- a CDS encoding anhydro-N-acetylmuramic acid kinase yields MSGTSMDGLDIVCVEFTYTNRLNYRVIASQTLAYTPEWKSKLSNAYHLNDSQLAMLDLEYGIWLGIKVNDFIKTKNLSAHLIASHGHTVFHQPKNKISLQIGNGQKLFEQTKIPVVNNFRQQDVMLGGQGAPLVPMGDELLFSEFNYCLNLGGFSNISWNHSNQRRACDLSPCNILLNAICQRIKIDYDNQGLLATKGTILKELLNKWNAIPFYTQAPPKSLGREWFELNFLSDIQNTNYKVEDLLATAVQHISFQINQFIQHTQLEISAINTHPKQLTCLVTGGGAYNQYLMKQLQENSIIGLNYVLPNNELIDFKEAILFALLGYLRWNEKINVLASVTGAIKDHCSGDVYTN; encoded by the coding sequence ATGTCAGGCACTTCAATGGATGGATTGGATATAGTCTGCGTAGAATTTACTTATACAAATCGTTTAAATTACCGTGTAATTGCAAGTCAAACCCTTGCCTATACACCTGAGTGGAAATCCAAACTCTCAAATGCATATCACCTAAATGATTCCCAATTAGCTATGTTAGATCTAGAATACGGAATCTGGCTTGGAATCAAGGTAAATGATTTTATTAAAACAAAAAACCTATCAGCCCATTTGATTGCATCCCATGGACATACCGTGTTTCACCAACCAAAAAACAAAATCAGTTTACAAATCGGAAATGGACAAAAGCTATTTGAACAGACAAAAATACCGGTAGTAAATAATTTTAGACAACAAGATGTGATGTTGGGCGGACAAGGTGCACCCTTGGTTCCAATGGGGGATGAACTCCTTTTCTCTGAATTTAATTATTGTTTAAACCTTGGTGGCTTTTCAAATATCTCATGGAATCATTCCAATCAACGCAGAGCTTGCGATTTGAGCCCTTGCAATATTCTTTTGAATGCAATATGCCAACGCATTAAAATAGACTATGACAATCAGGGATTGTTGGCGACTAAAGGAACCATACTTAAAGAACTGCTCAACAAATGGAATGCCATTCCATTTTACACACAAGCTCCTCCCAAAAGCTTAGGACGTGAATGGTTTGAACTAAACTTTTTATCTGATATTCAAAATACCAATTACAAGGTAGAAGATTTGTTAGCTACTGCGGTTCAACATATTAGTTTTCAAATTAATCAATTCATCCAACACACTCAGCTAGAAATTTCAGCAATAAATACGCATCCAAAACAATTAACGTGTTTGGTTACTGGAGGTGGAGCTTACAACCAGTATTTGATGAAGCAATTACAAGAAAATTCAATAATCGGATTGAACTATGTACTGCCAAATAACGAACTTATTGATTTTAAAGAAGCCATTTTGTTTGCACTCTTAGGCTATCTCCGTTGGAATGAAAAAATCAATGTATTAGCTTCTGTAACAGGTGCAATTAAAGATCATTGCAGTGGAGATGTTTATACCAATTGA
- a CDS encoding right-handed parallel beta-helix repeat-containing protein translates to MHFTDPNYLRISDLTIERQTGNGMNIDDGGTFNTVAKQVIVENCTFQDMAASGNNDMLKLSGLDSFNITKCNFINGSAGGSGIDMVGCHAGKINKNTFTNQGSNSIQMKGGSSNLHIEANYFINGGQRALNLGGSTGAAFFRPAGADYEAKDLLVSANIFEGAFTPIAFVGCRNAQVINNTIIRPQNWIMRILQESSDTSFYKSCANNTFSNNIVVVTNSLSTDVNVGPYTSPASFTFSNNLWYHLDRSNWTGPNLPKQETNGIRQQNPLFVDLNNKNYHLQTNSPAIAKGISYPGVLFDYEGKYFKNPPAIGAYETGIIIFNKDLNKLDSIHWAYNSNNRTISIFNIQHVCQIQLLDMNGNFLKCFNNCSNQIHLDVMDFIPGLYFIQLINQKEQKFIKLLIH, encoded by the coding sequence ATGCATTTTACAGATCCCAATTACCTGCGCATTTCAGATTTAACCATCGAAAGACAAACTGGCAACGGGATGAATATAGATGATGGTGGAACATTTAATACCGTGGCCAAGCAAGTGATTGTTGAAAATTGTACATTTCAGGACATGGCTGCAAGTGGAAACAACGATATGTTGAAACTTTCAGGATTGGATTCCTTTAACATCACAAAATGCAATTTTATTAATGGTTCTGCTGGTGGATCCGGAATTGATATGGTTGGTTGTCATGCAGGCAAAATCAACAAAAATACGTTTACAAATCAAGGCAGCAACAGCATTCAGATGAAAGGTGGGAGTTCAAATCTCCATATAGAAGCAAATTATTTTATAAACGGTGGACAACGTGCATTAAATCTTGGCGGCAGTACAGGAGCTGCTTTTTTCCGGCCGGCTGGAGCTGATTACGAAGCAAAAGATCTATTGGTAAGTGCCAATATATTTGAAGGCGCTTTTACTCCCATTGCATTTGTTGGTTGCCGCAATGCGCAGGTGATCAATAACACCATCATACGGCCTCAAAACTGGATCATGCGCATTTTACAAGAAAGCAGCGACACCAGTTTTTACAAATCATGTGCAAATAATACATTTAGTAATAATATCGTAGTCGTTACAAATAGTTTATCGACTGATGTCAACGTGGGTCCTTATACTTCACCAGCCAGTTTTACATTTTCAAATAATTTGTGGTATCATTTAGATCGAAGCAATTGGACCGGACCAAATTTACCTAAACAAGAAACAAATGGCATTCGACAACAAAACCCCTTATTTGTTGATCTCAACAACAAAAATTATCATTTGCAAACCAATTCTCCAGCTATAGCAAAAGGTATAAGTTATCCAGGGGTACTATTTGATTACGAAGGTAAATATTTTAAAAATCCACCAGCCATTGGTGCATATGAAACCGGAATTATCATCTTCAATAAAGATTTAAACAAATTGGATTCCATTCATTGGGCTTACAATTCAAACAATCGGACTATTTCGATTTTTAATATTCAACATGTATGTCAAATACAACTGCTTGATATGAATGGAAACTTTTTAAAATGCTTTAATAATTGTTCCAACCAAATCCATTTGGATGTAATGGATTTTATTCCAGGTTTGTATTTTATCCAACTTATCAATCAGAAAGAGCAAAAGTTTATTAAGTTATTGATTCATTGA
- a CDS encoding PhoH family protein, whose translation MSQSEIILTVENVDPVALFGENNNKLNLIRKSFPETTITSRGSLLKIIGKKKDTQAIKEKVEWMVKLLKERKELSLQTVEELLLGENPFQQVATPQESKMVLVHGRDGRVIFAKTKNQQLLVEASSQNDVVFAIGPAGTGKTYTAVALAVRALKNKEVKKIILTRPAVEAGESLGFLPGDLKEKIDPYLRPLYDALDDMIPAERLQHFMETRVIEIAPLAFMRGRTLDHAFIILDEAQNCTPLQIKMFLTRLGPSAKCIITGDLSQIDLPYNQISGLRQATRLLQNIYGITSIFLTRDDVVRHRLVKDILKAYEKSDKANRRSDEEE comes from the coding sequence TTGTCACAAAGTGAAATCATCCTAACCGTCGAAAATGTCGATCCGGTTGCCTTGTTTGGAGAAAACAACAATAAACTCAACCTCATTCGAAAATCCTTTCCTGAAACCACCATTACGTCTCGGGGTTCCCTGTTAAAAATCATCGGTAAGAAAAAAGATACCCAGGCCATTAAGGAAAAAGTTGAATGGATGGTTAAGCTTTTAAAAGAACGCAAAGAACTTAGTTTGCAGACCGTTGAAGAATTGCTTTTGGGTGAAAATCCCTTTCAACAAGTCGCAACACCCCAGGAAAGTAAAATGGTGTTGGTACATGGGCGCGATGGACGCGTCATATTTGCAAAAACAAAAAACCAACAACTCCTCGTTGAAGCCAGTTCGCAAAACGATGTTGTTTTTGCCATTGGCCCTGCCGGTACCGGTAAAACCTATACAGCAGTTGCTCTTGCAGTCCGCGCACTTAAAAACAAGGAAGTTAAAAAAATCATTTTAACCCGTCCGGCAGTAGAAGCCGGCGAAAGTTTAGGTTTTTTACCCGGAGATCTGAAAGAAAAAATAGACCCCTACCTGCGTCCACTCTATGATGCTTTGGATGACATGATCCCTGCTGAGCGACTCCAACACTTTATGGAAACCCGCGTTATTGAAATTGCCCCATTGGCTTTTATGCGTGGACGAACCCTCGATCATGCATTTATCATTTTGGATGAAGCCCAGAATTGTACTCCATTACAGATAAAGATGTTCCTGACTCGTTTAGGTCCCTCTGCTAAATGCATCATTACAGGTGATTTATCCCAAATTGATTTGCCATACAACCAAATTTCCGGATTGCGTCAGGCAACCAGGTTGCTGCAAAATATATATGGCATCACCAGTATTTTTCTGACCCGTGACGATGTAGTTCGACATCGTTTAGTCAAGGATATATTAAAAGCTTATGAAAAATCTGACAAAGCAAATCGCAGATCTGATGAAGAAGAATAA
- a CDS encoding alpha/beta hydrolase translates to MNWTFKNILSIAATLLILYCVGVLSIYIFINGILFKTERVSNYKFQATKSLEEVTISLPDQQSIPALFFKPNESESGIVLVLHGAGGNLDRHLVLIEQFQQRNLNVLMPEFRGFGKAKGSVNENTLQEDALASMDWIRKRYREDSIIIYAKDFSASSACYVASMYPCRLLILEDPVFSLRSWMRDRFNALILPYELKYDFTIADVLPNSLVPVYILRPQGSSNCNAKDAIKMQHLLKDPNGLIQFEKTKGQPIYELEQYQQLMDQLLSF, encoded by the coding sequence ATGAACTGGACATTTAAAAATATATTGAGTATTGCAGCTACCTTGCTTATTTTATACTGTGTAGGTGTACTGTCAATCTATATTTTTATCAATGGGATTTTGTTTAAGACAGAGCGTGTCAGTAATTACAAGTTTCAAGCCACAAAATCACTGGAAGAAGTTACGATCAGTTTACCGGATCAACAGAGCATCCCTGCACTCTTTTTTAAACCCAATGAAAGTGAATCGGGGATCGTTCTGGTATTGCATGGTGCTGGTGGCAATCTGGATCGGCATCTGGTATTAATTGAACAATTTCAGCAGAGAAACCTTAACGTGTTGATGCCTGAATTCAGAGGGTTTGGAAAGGCAAAGGGTTCGGTTAATGAGAATACCTTGCAAGAAGATGCATTGGCCAGCATGGATTGGATCCGAAAGCGCTACCGGGAAGATAGTATTATTATTTATGCAAAAGATTTTTCAGCTTCTTCAGCATGTTATGTAGCCAGTATGTATCCATGTCGTTTATTGATATTGGAGGATCCTGTTTTTTCATTACGAAGCTGGATGCGAGATCGCTTCAATGCACTGATTCTCCCTTATGAATTGAAATATGATTTTACAATTGCAGATGTATTGCCAAACAGTTTAGTCCCAGTTTATATTTTAAGACCTCAGGGTAGCAGCAATTGCAATGCTAAAGATGCAATTAAAATGCAACACCTCTTAAAAGATCCAAATGGATTGATTCAATTTGAAAAAACCAAGGGTCAGCCGATTTATGAACTTGAACAATACCAACAGTTGATGGATCAATTATTAAGTTTTTAA
- a CDS encoding TfoX/Sxy family protein codes for MAYDESLAERIQISLDQHAVNYQAKKMMGGLCFMVNDKMCLGIVKNELMCRIDPEQEPILLKKSGVRPMDFTGKPMKGYLFVHPSAVDQDQDLIFWIQTCLDFNPSAKASKKRN; via the coding sequence ATGGCATATGATGAATCCTTAGCAGAGAGAATTCAAATTTCATTGGATCAACACGCTGTAAACTATCAAGCAAAAAAAATGATGGGGGGACTGTGTTTTATGGTCAATGATAAAATGTGCCTAGGGATCGTAAAAAATGAATTGATGTGTCGGATTGATCCTGAGCAAGAGCCTATTTTGTTAAAAAAATCTGGTGTTCGTCCGATGGATTTTACAGGCAAACCAATGAAGGGATATCTATTTGTACATCCTTCGGCAGTCGATCAAGATCAAGACTTGATATTTTGGATTCAAACCTGTCTCGATTTTAATCCAAGCGCAAAGGCATCAAAAAAAAGAAATTAA
- a CDS encoding antibiotic biosynthesis monooxygenase: protein MILRIVKMSFPEEQLQEFIAIFNEAAPLIRQSKGCIELSLLQEDRNPSILATLSKWNSVNDLESYRQSELFKTTWAKTKILFNAKPEAWSFVEITNDQLRITN, encoded by the coding sequence ATGATTCTTCGCATCGTCAAAATGTCATTTCCTGAAGAACAGTTGCAAGAATTCATTGCAATTTTTAACGAAGCTGCACCACTCATTCGTCAAAGTAAGGGTTGTATTGAATTATCATTATTGCAAGAAGATCGCAATCCATCTATTCTAGCAACGCTTAGCAAATGGAACTCTGTAAACGATCTTGAATCGTATCGACAATCAGAATTATTTAAAACGACCTGGGCCAAAACAAAAATTTTATTTAATGCAAAGCCTGAAGCTTGGAGTTTTGTGGAAATTACGAATGATCAATTACGAATTACGAATTAA
- a CDS encoding tetratricopeptide repeat protein, whose amino-acid sequence MQETAFDFKRDVVDLSFEKPVLIDFWAEWCGPCKILGPVLEALEQEDLGKWALVKINTETEPEIAAYFKIQSIPNCKLIYEGKLVGEFTGAESKTNVQKWLADQFQKLNLPETIDAQSDDYETLIQDSNQFPDQQLIPKLELFLLGNPDHEEAQLLLTKHEIFFNPEHAIQRLHAKKDLKEYIDHLEDLQTISTWVQLNPKVKHPLQIAKQELFSNNLTGCIEQIIEGLQKDPKFENELCRRVGIALFHFLGKQHPVTREYRKLFDMNIY is encoded by the coding sequence ATGCAGGAAACAGCCTTTGATTTTAAACGCGATGTCGTTGATCTTAGTTTTGAAAAACCCGTTTTGATTGATTTTTGGGCAGAATGGTGTGGCCCCTGCAAAATTTTAGGTCCGGTTTTAGAAGCACTTGAACAAGAAGACCTGGGTAAATGGGCTTTGGTTAAAATAAATACGGAAACTGAACCGGAAATTGCTGCTTATTTTAAAATCCAGAGTATTCCCAATTGTAAATTGATCTATGAAGGTAAACTGGTTGGTGAATTTACCGGAGCAGAATCGAAAACCAATGTTCAAAAATGGTTGGCTGATCAATTTCAAAAATTAAATTTGCCAGAAACCATTGATGCACAAAGTGATGATTATGAAACGCTGATTCAGGATTCAAATCAGTTTCCGGATCAGCAATTAATCCCTAAACTTGAACTCTTCTTATTGGGAAATCCAGATCATGAAGAAGCACAATTACTTCTAACAAAACATGAAATCTTTTTTAATCCGGAACATGCAATTCAAAGATTGCATGCAAAAAAGGATTTAAAAGAATATATAGATCATCTTGAAGATTTACAAACCATTTCCACTTGGGTTCAGTTAAATCCTAAAGTAAAACACCCTTTGCAAATCGCTAAACAAGAATTATTCTCTAATAATTTAACCGGATGTATCGAACAAATTATTGAGGGTTTGCAAAAAGATCCAAAATTTGAAAATGAATTATGTCGCAGAGTTGGTATAGCCTTATTTCATTTTTTAGGTAAACAACATCCGGTCACTAGGGAATACCGGAAACTTTTTGATATGAACATTTATTAA
- the trmB gene encoding tRNA (guanosine(46)-N7)-methyltransferase TrmB gives MSKRNKLLKFSENLSFPNVFENFSFKEVQLYQNVNQKVDFKACWNSNYFKRNCPLVLELACGGGEYCIGMAQLNPERNYIGIDIKGARIWRGAKNSIQKNLSNIAFVRTKIELISNFFGSEEVDEIWITFPDPFLKNSKSIKRLTSDFFLDIY, from the coding sequence ATGAGCAAGCGTAATAAGCTGTTAAAATTTTCTGAGAATTTATCTTTTCCTAATGTATTTGAAAATTTCAGTTTCAAAGAAGTGCAATTATACCAAAATGTCAATCAAAAAGTTGATTTTAAAGCTTGCTGGAATTCAAATTATTTTAAGAGGAACTGTCCACTTGTATTGGAGTTGGCATGTGGTGGAGGAGAATATTGTATTGGAATGGCACAGCTGAATCCGGAACGCAATTATATAGGTATCGATATCAAAGGGGCACGTATTTGGCGAGGTGCTAAGAATTCTATTCAAAAAAATCTTTCTAATATTGCTTTTGTACGAACTAAAATTGAATTGATTTCTAATTTTTTTGGATCTGAGGAGGTAGATGAAATTTGGATTACATTTCCGGATCCGTTTTTAAAAAATAGCAAATCAATAAAAAGACTGACTTCTGATTTTTTTCTTGATATCTATTAA